A genomic segment from Rubrobacter tropicus encodes:
- a CDS encoding methyltransferase family protein gives MRDTLPVGRTGRQAADRGPFRHSRNPGYLSFAMIYPGISLLARSSWSLLLLPVVLAVIRVRVIEQEERYLEREFGREYLGYKARARRWI, from the coding sequence ATCCGGGACACCCTTCCGGTTGGACGAACCGGCCGACAGGCTGCTGACCGGGGGCCGTTCCGCCACAGCCGCAATCCCGGGTACCTCTCGTTCGCGATGATATATCCGGGGATCTCGCTGCTGGCGAGGTCGTCCTGGTCCTTGCTCCTCCTGCCGGTGGTACTGGCGGTAATAAGGGTCAGGGTTATCGAGCAAGAAGAGCGTTACCTGGAGCGGGAGTTCGGCCGGGAGTACCTGGGCTACAAAGCTCGGGCGCGGCGCTGGATCTAG
- a CDS encoding chitobiase/beta-hexosaminidase C-terminal domain-containing protein, whose product MIGNYKQALVGGKENGRGTAVRITLAAVAALLLLSAVLGGLASPVRAQEQSRQGLAESGPINPDSGFPFWYKDHSGAKLELCLNPKPATVPDGAPNAGAPNPGGGRCLTPFEMPDENAPMVFPDNFPGEAFWWTGEAHIEDPNDPNATNALLVMAAESAFANENPKEGDQMSFGRVRVRIDNGVPGATYRVTHPYGIDTVVAEDKDGDPATANDGRVFVTEDIGCFPTAITTCNFDKMLNGRVGPFLKWDTFGNGTDGDEATPADENLMALDADGNPDPNRPDAYFGDPDTPHKVVGSPKGTNYFKIEQIKDGAGRPLAEPALVGETDLFAVTGKVAELRLAAEAVGAEGRADTVFNDKDQKIKLVPSEPGSEVYYTTDGSDPADGANPNRKIYDPNGAGVALESDPTAAAGVDTRVRAIAVKDGKTSAELDRTYTVDLVAPNVVFSGLAAGKHEEPGDLTIAATQKARVYYTTDGSDPTDEANPNRRSFVYDPAPGAQNEGNVLNIARTQTVKAAALDLNHNEATGQDEEGAWSRIKSRKFVVANLKVGPVNPHTGFPFWYEDRNGVRLDQCLNPVAAPEAGGGYCATPMEMPADWQPGDGVRFPDRFPGEAFWWTGESSMDTSERGSADLIMALEAAFLNEEPNPNDRMVFGRIRIRVDDLIIGETYKVTHPYGVDTYVAEDNGKGSGEINVTEDIGCMLPSEAEPCDFNEARFSRVGPFLTLADKTKEPTDAPDGGRYLADPVTDQDVVQGSPIMAHADPNDPDSPMVPANFFRVEGPGIRAVQDEESAVDFNRGTAEKPYIQSDFFSVTGRYSEFQAAASAVGGFYNRPLDVTLGASEFDARIFYTLDGSEPVGADGQPTENAREFVAGAPIQIPANGETTLKYAATSATHPRPTKVYTEVYKMDTEAPVVVAEDTPEAGSVVEGARVFENVNPAVRLSVANEPGKVKIFYTTNGTDPSDPTNVDRALYDAATPVVIRKDTTLKFWAVDEAGNSSEVGAQAYDIVDNQAPNVPSVDLAAESDTGKSNEDNVTNAASLTFTGDAEAGSAVKILVNGTERGSAVAGEDNRYSVTIAGLAPGADLPVTATATDQSGNTSAATDPALSLTIDRTAPRVTAQAAAGTYPRAHTVTLTPNEAASVHYTLNGAVDPAPGAAGTTEGNSVRIANARDTLRFLGVDTAGNVSQTFVAEYRIRNFLPTISNMSPTTAIRDATPRVAATVNDSDSDLTEADVTLSINGRAIPRSAFVYNADTNRLTYQVPAGQPLDPGRYNVRVTATDVDGGSAARSWSFTIRNR is encoded by the coding sequence TTGATCGGTAACTACAAGCAAGCTTTGGTGGGTGGAAAAGAGAACGGGCGAGGCACTGCGGTCAGGATAACGCTCGCCGCCGTTGCCGCGCTACTGCTCCTCTCCGCCGTGCTCGGGGGGCTGGCCTCGCCGGTCCGGGCGCAGGAGCAGTCCCGTCAGGGCCTGGCCGAGAGCGGACCCATAAACCCCGACAGCGGATTCCCGTTCTGGTACAAGGACCACAGCGGGGCGAAGCTGGAGCTTTGCCTCAACCCCAAGCCGGCGACCGTACCCGACGGCGCCCCGAACGCGGGCGCGCCGAACCCCGGGGGCGGGCGCTGCCTGACGCCCTTCGAGATGCCAGACGAGAACGCGCCCATGGTCTTTCCCGACAACTTCCCGGGCGAGGCCTTCTGGTGGACCGGCGAGGCCCACATCGAGGACCCCAACGACCCGAATGCCACGAACGCGTTGCTGGTGATGGCGGCCGAGTCCGCGTTCGCCAACGAGAACCCCAAGGAGGGCGACCAGATGAGCTTCGGGCGCGTTCGCGTCCGGATCGACAACGGCGTCCCCGGCGCCACCTACAGGGTCACGCATCCCTACGGCATCGACACGGTCGTCGCCGAGGACAAGGACGGCGACCCCGCGACCGCCAACGACGGCCGGGTCTTCGTCACCGAGGACATCGGCTGCTTCCCCACGGCCATCACCACGTGCAACTTCGACAAGATGCTGAACGGCCGCGTGGGCCCCTTCCTCAAGTGGGACACCTTCGGCAACGGCACCGACGGCGACGAGGCCACGCCCGCCGACGAAAACCTCATGGCCCTCGACGCCGACGGCAACCCCGACCCCAACCGGCCGGACGCCTACTTCGGTGACCCCGACACGCCCCACAAGGTCGTCGGAAGCCCCAAGGGGACCAACTACTTCAAGATTGAGCAGATAAAAGACGGCGCCGGCCGGCCGCTCGCCGAGCCCGCGCTCGTCGGCGAGACCGACCTCTTCGCCGTCACGGGCAAGGTCGCCGAGCTCCGGCTCGCGGCCGAGGCCGTCGGGGCCGAGGGCCGCGCCGACACCGTCTTCAACGACAAGGACCAGAAGATAAAGCTCGTCCCCTCCGAGCCCGGCTCCGAGGTCTACTACACCACCGACGGCTCCGACCCGGCCGACGGGGCAAACCCGAACCGCAAGATCTACGACCCGAACGGCGCGGGCGTCGCCCTCGAAAGCGACCCGACCGCCGCCGCCGGCGTCGACACCAGGGTCCGGGCCATCGCCGTCAAGGACGGGAAGACCTCGGCCGAGCTCGACAGGACCTACACCGTGGACCTCGTCGCCCCGAACGTCGTCTTCTCCGGCCTCGCGGCGGGCAAGCACGAGGAGCCGGGCGACCTCACCATAGCCGCGACCCAGAAGGCAAGGGTCTACTACACCACCGACGGCTCGGACCCCACGGACGAGGCCAACCCGAACCGCAGATCGTTCGTCTACGACCCGGCCCCCGGGGCCCAGAACGAGGGCAACGTCCTGAACATCGCCCGCACCCAGACCGTGAAGGCCGCGGCCCTGGACCTCAACCACAACGAGGCCACGGGCCAGGACGAGGAAGGAGCCTGGAGCCGGATCAAGAGCCGGAAGTTCGTGGTCGCCAACCTCAAGGTCGGCCCCGTGAACCCGCACACCGGGTTCCCGTTCTGGTACGAGGACCGCAACGGCGTCAGGCTCGACCAATGCCTCAACCCCGTCGCGGCGCCCGAGGCGGGCGGCGGGTACTGCGCCACGCCCATGGAGATGCCGGCGGACTGGCAGCCGGGCGACGGCGTCCGCTTCCCCGACCGCTTCCCGGGCGAGGCCTTCTGGTGGACCGGCGAGTCCAGCATGGACACCAGCGAGAGGGGGTCTGCAGACCTGATCATGGCGCTGGAGGCCGCGTTCCTCAACGAGGAGCCGAACCCCAACGACCGTATGGTCTTCGGACGCATCCGCATCCGGGTAGACGACCTGATCATCGGCGAGACCTACAAGGTCACCCATCCCTACGGCGTCGACACCTACGTCGCCGAGGACAACGGCAAGGGCAGCGGGGAGATCAACGTAACCGAGGACATCGGCTGCATGCTGCCCTCCGAGGCGGAGCCCTGCGACTTCAACGAGGCCCGCTTCTCCCGCGTCGGCCCGTTCCTGACCCTCGCGGATAAGACCAAGGAGCCTACGGACGCCCCGGACGGCGGACGCTACCTCGCCGACCCCGTAACCGACCAGGACGTCGTCCAGGGCAGCCCCATCATGGCCCACGCGGACCCGAACGACCCCGACTCGCCGATGGTCCCCGCCAACTTCTTCAGGGTCGAGGGCCCCGGTATCCGGGCGGTCCAGGACGAGGAATCCGCGGTCGACTTCAACCGGGGGACGGCCGAGAAGCCCTACATCCAGTCCGACTTCTTCTCCGTAACGGGCCGGTACTCCGAGTTCCAGGCGGCCGCGAGCGCGGTCGGCGGCTTCTACAACAGGCCCCTGGACGTGACCCTCGGCGCCTCCGAGTTCGACGCGAGGATCTTCTACACGCTCGACGGCTCCGAGCCTGTTGGCGCGGACGGCCAGCCGACGGAGAACGCGCGGGAGTTCGTCGCGGGAGCCCCGATCCAGATCCCCGCCAACGGCGAGACCACGCTCAAGTACGCCGCCACGAGCGCCACCCATCCCCGGCCGACGAAGGTCTACACCGAGGTCTACAAGATGGACACCGAGGCCCCGGTCGTGGTCGCCGAGGACACCCCCGAGGCCGGCTCCGTCGTGGAAGGCGCCAGGGTCTTCGAGAACGTCAACCCGGCGGTGAGGCTGAGCGTCGCCAACGAGCCGGGCAAGGTCAAGATCTTCTACACCACCAACGGCACGGACCCCTCCGATCCCACCAACGTCGACAGGGCGCTCTACGACGCGGCCACGCCGGTAGTGATCCGCAAGGACACCACGCTCAAGTTCTGGGCCGTAGACGAGGCCGGCAACTCCTCCGAAGTCGGCGCGCAAGCCTACGACATCGTGGACAACCAGGCGCCGAACGTCCCGTCCGTGGACCTCGCGGCGGAGAGCGACACGGGCAAGTCCAACGAGGACAACGTCACCAACGCCGCCAGCCTCACCTTCACCGGCGACGCCGAGGCTGGCTCCGCGGTGAAGATCCTGGTCAACGGTACCGAGAGGGGAAGCGCCGTCGCGGGCGAAGACAACAGGTACAGCGTCACCATCGCCGGCCTCGCCCCGGGCGCGGATCTTCCCGTGACGGCCACGGCGACCGACCAATCGGGCAACACCAGCGCCGCCACCGATCCGGCCCTGAGCCTCACGATCGACCGGACGGCCCCCAGGGTCACGGCCCAGGCCGCCGCCGGCACCTACCCCAGGGCCCACACGGTCACGCTGACGCCAAACGAGGCGGCAAGCGTCCACTACACGCTCAACGGCGCGGTCGATCCGGCCCCGGGCGCGGCCGGCACCACGGAGGGCAACTCCGTCCGCATCGCCAACGCCCGCGACACTTTGAGGTTCCTCGGTGTCGATACGGCCGGCAACGTCTCCCAGACGTTCGTGGCGGAGTACAGGATCCGGAACTTCCTGCCCACTATCTCCAACATGAGCCCGACCACGGCCATAAGGGACGCGACGCCTCGGGTGGCGGCGACCGTCAACGACAGCGACTCCGACCTGACCGAGGCCGACGTCACGCTCTCGATCAACGGTCGGGCCATACCGCGGTCGGCCTTCGTCTACAACGCCGACACCAACCGCCTGACCTACCAGGTCCCGGCGGGCCAGCCGCTGGACCCCGGCCGCTACAACGTCAGGGTGACCGCCACCGACGTCGACGGGGGCTCCGCCGCGAGAAGCTGGAGCTTCACCATCCGTAACCGCTAG
- a CDS encoding chitobiase/beta-hexosaminidase C-terminal domain-containing protein — protein sequence MGTQYGNIFERGRRLKKLVAISATALLVSLPLAAPAQALPTGPGIQPGHNITVFHNLDFIAVFGYQVGEELTVQVFRGDHMIGTATGPAVEADEGLPQNGALEVNHGPEGDPQPGDCWENFTPDILPGDRVVVTSAAGTVTEEVTVDGISMKAPKDDTSTADPSDVIVEGRASFADGTPIPVDRLDSGELRQASPRFRAAPSAVERIPGTTDGWRAIYRAPYDIVQMPAPLTAQQQKDAILNGDHAMGYGHVAPLPAETQLVDGVGGGGPALGCEALAPKQSNAVATSDDENVNIASDTLNLSGTAMEDVSGVDITLGDGDAATTDPTVSATNLAPGPGGEQTWSAQFSRADLDALSDGTLTATGAYALSGGGTTTGATLELQKDTVAPGPATSDVPPGIYNTDKSVTLSAEAGAKVRYTTDGTDPSATTGALYDGQQINVTSSQTIKAIVVDAAGNPSSVASFGYTIDRVAPSLTSNFVSGSYDAAQMVPFTSDDPGAEIRYTTDGSTPNRTSKLYTGPVRIAKTQTVKAVAYDAAGNASGVQSRTVTIRKATTTNLNVPTADMKLGNTRAIAGGVSPNQAGSFVRVTIDRPGTLSTITRSATLNEFSRFSTTYKPTAPGTYRITASFVKDADALASTSVMKSFRVVR from the coding sequence ATGGGTACACAGTACGGGAACATATTCGAGAGGGGGAGACGGCTCAAGAAGCTGGTGGCGATCTCCGCCACCGCCCTCCTCGTGAGCCTGCCGCTCGCGGCACCGGCTCAGGCTTTGCCGACCGGCCCGGGGATACAGCCCGGGCACAACATCACCGTCTTCCACAACCTGGACTTCATAGCCGTCTTCGGCTACCAGGTGGGTGAGGAGCTCACCGTGCAAGTCTTCCGCGGGGACCACATGATCGGCACCGCCACCGGGCCGGCGGTCGAGGCCGACGAGGGTCTGCCCCAGAACGGGGCCCTCGAAGTAAACCACGGGCCTGAAGGAGACCCTCAGCCGGGCGACTGCTGGGAGAACTTCACGCCCGACATCCTGCCCGGCGACCGCGTGGTGGTGACGAGCGCGGCCGGGACCGTGACCGAGGAGGTCACCGTAGACGGTATCTCCATGAAGGCGCCGAAGGACGACACTTCGACCGCCGACCCGAGCGACGTTATCGTCGAGGGCCGTGCCTCCTTCGCCGACGGGACGCCCATCCCCGTCGACCGGCTCGACTCCGGTGAGCTGCGGCAGGCGAGCCCAAGGTTCCGCGCGGCGCCAAGCGCCGTCGAGAGGATCCCGGGTACGACCGATGGCTGGCGTGCGATCTACCGGGCCCCGTACGATATCGTCCAGATGCCCGCGCCCCTCACGGCCCAGCAGCAGAAGGACGCCATCTTGAACGGCGATCACGCGATGGGCTACGGTCACGTGGCGCCCCTGCCGGCCGAGACCCAGCTCGTCGACGGCGTCGGAGGCGGCGGCCCCGCCCTCGGGTGCGAGGCGCTCGCGCCGAAGCAGTCGAACGCCGTCGCCACCAGCGACGACGAGAACGTGAACATCGCCAGCGACACCCTCAACCTCAGCGGCACCGCGATGGAGGACGTCTCCGGCGTCGACATTACCCTGGGCGACGGCGACGCGGCAACCACCGATCCCACCGTCAGCGCCACCAACCTCGCCCCCGGCCCCGGCGGAGAGCAGACGTGGTCCGCGCAGTTCTCGCGGGCGGATCTCGACGCCCTGAGCGACGGCACCCTGACCGCCACGGGCGCCTACGCCCTCTCCGGCGGCGGGACGACCACGGGCGCGACCCTGGAACTCCAAAAAGATACGGTCGCCCCCGGCCCGGCGACGTCCGACGTGCCTCCCGGCATCTACAATACCGACAAATCCGTCACGCTCAGCGCGGAGGCGGGCGCGAAAGTCCGCTACACGACGGACGGGACGGACCCCTCCGCCACCACCGGCGCCCTCTACGACGGCCAGCAGATAAACGTGACGAGCAGCCAGACCATAAAGGCGATAGTCGTGGACGCCGCGGGCAACCCCTCCAGCGTCGCCTCCTTCGGCTACACTATTGACCGCGTCGCCCCGAGCCTGACCTCGAACTTCGTCAGCGGCTCCTACGACGCGGCGCAGATGGTTCCCTTCACCTCCGACGACCCGGGCGCGGAGATCCGCTACACCACCGACGGCTCCACGCCCAACAGGACCAGCAAACTGTACACGGGCCCGGTCCGGATAGCGAAAACCCAGACGGTCAAGGCGGTAGCCTACGACGCCGCGGGCAACGCCTCCGGGGTCCAGTCGAGGACCGTCACGATCCGCAAGGCCACGACGACCAACCTCAACGTCCCGACGGCCGACATGAAGCTCGGCAACACGCGGGCCATAGCGGGCGGGGTGAGCCCCAACCAGGCCGGCAGCTTCGTCAGGGTGACGATAGACCGCCCGGGCACGCTCTCGACCATAACGAGGAGCGCAACGCTCAACGAGTTCTCGCGGTTCAGCACTACCTACAAGCCGACCGCGCCGGGCACGTACAGGATAACGGCGAGCTTCGTCAAGGACGCCGACGCCCTGGCCTCCACGAGCGTGATGAAGAGCTTCAGGGTGGTCCGTTAG
- a CDS encoding chitobiase/beta-hexosaminidase C-terminal domain-containing protein, producing the protein MTYVREHDSSRGISVVRKAFLACFAALLAVLALAPQANAQAVINEPPQLPHEVVVFPQRDFVVADGYQDGQRLDFEVIRKDTGGNDVTVGTATGVVAGGLLEVNHPGGVCWTDQTPDILPGDRVVVTDPSGNGDAVTTANVTAEAAFINDTTGNIEVHGTAREADGSRIPIERLEQRIINPDLVDTSVGRRDIRATSDGAELGTISYDGETGNAWTATYSDLGDQAEQVAVAGQTRIMSWQATNAAGDRLGITIFEEDEIGGPGLGGCGAGASYGVADFGRDAINASNVGQALDVTGSAFDASAVTATLSDGTRTINANITQQPTPATGHQSWKGTFSAADVATLADGNLTASSTYTIQDIDEATQLPVERQIKGADKLILKDTVAPDAGGLTATPGAGTFTSPQNVKLQKPAGEDRLTEVYYTTNGSQPTLASRVFGEDIIVTDDQTIRARMVDAAGNQSGVNSFAYDINVGPDSTVDAPANVTPIDVPDAPNTGTINNPPQLPHDVTVFPSRDFVVADFYEPFTDLFFKVVRNGHVVGAAKGTTDAAGFLEVNHPGGVCWTGQTPDIKAGDEVIVTDAQGNGDAVSTSDVFATGAEEVGSTVVIHGTAADANGNPFPIERLEQRIINPDFRDAPGSTIGRRDIRATSDGAELGDISYDPVDPQDNPDGTRWTAVYTGLNAVERDLAVAGQTRIMGWQATNAAGDRLGITIFEVGELGGPGFGGCPAPTDFAVTGANRDAVNATNVSQGLQIDGLSNNASAVRVTLTDGSGNTASADAAITPSPGLTSPNAQVFKAAFTAGQLGGLDEGTLTASAAYTVPGEPDANGNPTTTTFDGVVNFEVLKDTVAPDANGITATPNANTGTNRYPTWQAIALEHGDAEGTGIRFTLNGNDPTPYSRLAESQIVLDARPEPYALKAIAVDKAGNKSAVRTFEFNIVDGIAPRQPGALDLAAASDTGLSNTDNVTNDATPTFGGTAEARSTVRLFELTGTDTLNQVGQATAGTNGSFSVTANTLSDGDHALLVTATDASGNESARSNVLNLTVDTAAPNTTITSGPTGTVNVTTASFGLSSSEPQGARFQCSLDGVAFAACTSPRNYTGLAPNRSHTFRAQTTDLAGNLEADPASRTWTIDTVRPTVTRTTPAAGARNVAPASNVTATFSEAMTADTVNGTTVRLVRNGTRVGATVNYSPATRVVTLNPNANLVRGATYTATIVGGANGVKDTAGNAMATGMSWSFRIAP; encoded by the coding sequence ATGACGTACGTACGGGAGCACGATTCGAGCAGGGGTATCAGCGTAGTCAGGAAGGCGTTCCTCGCCTGCTTCGCCGCGCTGCTCGCCGTTCTGGCGCTCGCGCCGCAGGCCAACGCGCAGGCCGTAATAAACGAGCCGCCGCAGTTGCCCCACGAGGTCGTGGTATTTCCCCAGCGAGATTTCGTGGTGGCAGATGGCTACCAGGACGGACAGCGGCTGGACTTCGAGGTTATCCGCAAAGATACCGGCGGCAACGACGTGACGGTAGGCACCGCCACCGGCGTAGTGGCCGGCGGCCTTCTAGAGGTCAACCACCCGGGCGGCGTCTGCTGGACGGATCAGACCCCGGATATTCTCCCCGGCGACAGGGTGGTCGTCACCGATCCTTCGGGCAACGGCGACGCCGTGACCACGGCGAACGTGACCGCCGAGGCCGCTTTCATAAACGATACGACGGGCAACATCGAGGTCCACGGCACGGCCAGGGAGGCCGACGGCTCCAGGATCCCGATCGAGCGCCTGGAACAGCGCATCATCAACCCCGACCTGGTAGATACTTCGGTCGGCCGGCGAGACATCCGGGCGACGAGCGACGGCGCCGAGCTCGGCACCATCTCCTACGACGGCGAGACCGGCAACGCCTGGACGGCCACCTACTCCGACCTCGGCGACCAGGCCGAGCAGGTCGCCGTCGCGGGCCAGACCCGCATCATGAGCTGGCAGGCGACCAACGCCGCGGGCGACCGGCTCGGGATCACGATCTTCGAGGAAGACGAGATCGGCGGGCCCGGCCTCGGCGGCTGCGGCGCCGGCGCGAGCTACGGCGTCGCCGACTTCGGCCGCGACGCCATAAACGCTTCGAACGTCGGCCAGGCCCTCGACGTCACCGGCTCCGCCTTCGACGCGAGCGCCGTAACGGCCACCCTCTCCGACGGCACCAGGACCATAAACGCCAACATAACCCAGCAGCCCACGCCCGCCACCGGGCACCAGAGCTGGAAGGGAACCTTCTCCGCCGCCGACGTCGCGACACTCGCCGACGGCAACCTCACCGCTTCTAGCACCTACACCATCCAGGACATAGACGAGGCGACCCAGCTTCCGGTAGAGCGCCAGATCAAGGGCGCGGACAAGCTGATCCTCAAGGACACCGTGGCCCCCGACGCGGGCGGCCTCACGGCAACGCCCGGCGCCGGCACGTTCACGAGCCCGCAGAACGTGAAGCTCCAGAAGCCCGCTGGCGAGGACCGGCTCACGGAGGTTTACTACACCACCAACGGCAGCCAGCCCACGCTCGCCAGCCGTGTCTTCGGCGAGGACATCATCGTCACCGACGACCAGACCATCCGGGCCCGCATGGTCGACGCCGCGGGCAACCAGAGCGGCGTCAACTCCTTCGCCTACGACATCAACGTCGGTCCCGACTCGACCGTGGACGCCCCGGCCAACGTCACGCCCATAGACGTCCCCGACGCGCCCAACACCGGGACCATCAACAACCCGCCGCAGCTCCCGCACGACGTCACGGTCTTCCCCTCGCGGGACTTCGTGGTGGCCGACTTCTACGAGCCCTTCACCGACCTGTTCTTCAAGGTAGTCCGTAACGGGCACGTCGTCGGCGCCGCCAAGGGCACCACCGACGCGGCCGGCTTCCTGGAGGTCAACCACCCGGGCGGCGTCTGCTGGACCGGCCAGACCCCCGACATCAAGGCTGGCGACGAGGTGATCGTCACCGACGCCCAGGGCAACGGCGACGCCGTTAGCACCTCGGACGTCTTCGCGACCGGTGCCGAGGAGGTCGGCAGCACCGTCGTCATCCACGGCACCGCCGCCGACGCCAACGGCAACCCGTTCCCCATAGAGCGCCTCGAGCAGCGCATCATCAACCCCGACTTCAGGGACGCCCCCGGCAGCACCATCGGCCGGCGAGACATCCGGGCGACGAGCGACGGCGCCGAGCTCGGCGACATCTCCTACGACCCGGTCGATCCGCAGGACAACCCCGACGGCACCAGGTGGACCGCCGTCTACACGGGCCTCAACGCGGTCGAGCGCGACCTCGCGGTCGCGGGCCAGACCAGGATCATGGGCTGGCAGGCGACCAACGCCGCGGGCGACCGGCTCGGGATCACGATCTTCGAGGTCGGCGAGCTCGGCGGCCCCGGCTTCGGCGGCTGCCCCGCCCCCACGGACTTCGCCGTTACCGGCGCGAACCGGGACGCGGTCAACGCCACCAACGTCTCCCAGGGCCTCCAGATCGACGGCCTCTCAAACAACGCGAGCGCCGTCAGGGTAACGCTGACCGACGGGTCCGGAAACACGGCCTCCGCCGACGCCGCCATCACCCCGTCCCCCGGCCTCACGAGCCCGAACGCCCAGGTCTTCAAGGCCGCCTTCACGGCCGGGCAGCTTGGCGGCCTCGACGAGGGCACCCTCACGGCCTCCGCGGCCTACACGGTCCCGGGCGAGCCTGACGCGAACGGCAACCCGACCACCACCACCTTCGACGGCGTCGTGAACTTCGAGGTCCTCAAGGACACCGTGGCACCCGACGCGAACGGCATCACGGCCACGCCGAACGCCAACACGGGCACGAACCGTTACCCGACCTGGCAGGCGATCGCGCTCGAACACGGCGACGCCGAGGGAACGGGCATCCGCTTCACCCTCAACGGCAACGACCCGACCCCGTACAGCAGGCTCGCCGAGTCGCAAATCGTGCTCGACGCCAGGCCCGAGCCCTACGCCCTGAAGGCCATAGCGGTCGACAAGGCCGGCAACAAGAGCGCCGTCAGGACCTTCGAGTTCAACATCGTGGACGGCATCGCGCCGCGCCAGCCGGGCGCCCTCGATCTGGCCGCCGCGAGCGACACGGGCCTCTCCAACACCGACAACGTGACGAACGACGCCACGCCGACCTTCGGCGGCACGGCCGAGGCCCGCTCGACCGTCAGGCTCTTCGAGCTCACGGGCACGGACACCCTGAACCAGGTGGGCCAGGCGACCGCCGGCACCAACGGAAGCTTCAGCGTCACCGCCAATACGCTCTCCGACGGGGACCACGCCCTCCTCGTGACGGCCACCGACGCCTCCGGCAACGAGAGTGCTAGGTCAAACGTCCTCAACCTCACCGTCGACACGGCGGCGCCGAACACGACCATTACCTCCGGTCCTACGGGCACCGTCAACGTCACCACGGCCAGCTTCGGCCTCTCCTCCAGCGAGCCGCAGGGCGCGAGGTTCCAGTGCTCCCTCGACGGGGTCGCCTTCGCCGCCTGCACCTCGCCCAGGAACTACACCGGGCTCGCCCCCAACCGCTCGCACACCTTCAGGGCGCAGACTACGGACCTCGCCGGCAACCTCGAAGCCGACCCGGCCTCCCGCACCTGGACCATCGACACCGTCAGGCCCACGGTCACGAGGACGACGCCGGCCGCCGGCGCCCGGAACGTCGCGCCCGCCAGCAACGTCACGGCCACCTTCTCCGAGGCGATGACGGCCGACACCGTGAACGGGACCACCGTCAGGCTCGTCAGGAACGGCACCAGGGTCGGCGCCACCGTCAACTACAGCCCGGCAACCAGGGTCGTCACCCTCAACCCGAACGCCAACCTCGTCCGCGGCGCCACCTACACCGCGACGATCGTGGGCGGGGCGAACGGGGTGAAGGACACGGCCGGCAACGCGATGGCCACGGGCATGAGCTGGTCTTTCAGGATCGCCCCGTAG
- a CDS encoding calcium-binding protein, translating to MLRKIGLMLLMGVMLLALGVGAALAGDGSTITGTNQDDRLIGTNADNRINAFDGKDFVMGMGGNDTLNGGNNSDRLNGNWGNDTLIGGQNSDVLLGRVGNDTLNAADNQQDTLFCGLGTDRAIADAIDIVASDCESIRRVN from the coding sequence ATGCTGCGCAAGATAGGCCTTATGTTACTGATGGGAGTGATGCTTCTAGCGCTCGGGGTTGGGGCGGCGCTCGCGGGCGACGGTTCGACCATCACCGGCACGAACCAGGACGACAGGTTGATCGGCACGAACGCGGACAACAGGATAAACGCGTTCGACGGCAAGGACTTCGTTATGGGGATGGGCGGCAACGACACCCTCAACGGCGGGAACAACTCGGACAGGCTCAACGGCAACTGGGGCAACGACACCCTGATCGGCGGCCAGAACTCCGACGTGCTGCTTGGCCGGGTCGGCAACGACACCCTCAACGCCGCGGATAACCAGCAGGACACCCTCTTCTGCGGCCTCGGCACGGACCGCGCGATCGCCGACGCCATCGACATCGTCGCGTCGGACTGCGAGAGCATCAGGCGCGTGAACTAG
- a CDS encoding calcium-binding protein, with the protein MKRPVLFISMMAVLVVSFAGTAVAARVACDGGKCTGTRFIDVMTGSTRVDKMYGFGGNDKMNAGHNNDLLVGGSGSDSVEGSFGYDTLYGNSYADTISGGPANDKIYAGPGTDTVNGGTGNDHVVIAGDPQNDAANCGTGSNDTLVLDFRELGGSNLIEYAEQTSCENLTVRR; encoded by the coding sequence ATGAAGAGACCTGTACTTTTCATCTCGATGATGGCGGTGCTGGTGGTCTCGTTCGCCGGGACTGCCGTGGCCGCCCGCGTGGCTTGCGACGGCGGTAAATGCACGGGCACGAGGTTTATCGACGTGATGACGGGCAGCACGCGCGTGGACAAGATGTACGGCTTCGGCGGCAACGACAAGATGAACGCCGGCCACAACAACGACCTGCTCGTCGGCGGCAGCGGGTCAGACTCGGTGGAGGGCAGCTTCGGGTACGACACGCTCTACGGCAACAGCTACGCCGACACCATCTCGGGCGGCCCCGCAAACGACAAGATCTACGCCGGTCCCGGCACGGACACCGTCAACGGCGGCACGGGCAACGACCACGTCGTCATCGCGGGAGACCCCCAGAACGACGCCGCCAACTGCGGCACCGGCAGCAACGACACCCTGGTTCTGGACTTCCGGGAGCTGGGCGGGTCCAACCTTATCGAGTACGCCGAACAGACCAGCTGCGAGAACCTGACGGTGCGCCGGTAG